In the Bacillus tuaregi genome, one interval contains:
- a CDS encoding acyl-CoA dehydrogenase family protein: protein MATAMENKVLFENKALYVEMMEKAKRIGEAAELGAKEADHNSTISQCVADMIREEEIHRLILPKDFGYPQLDWRTFVDMVSKVGYYNLSASWLTYFFSAHNSWVCYYPKHIRDEVINQGGFVADVFAPVGKVEQVEGGYTVSGEYHFVSGINFCDWVGVGAMMQFEDSDKPERVGILLKVSDLEVVKDWDPLGLRGTGSNTLIVKDVFVKPEAILRFSKIIEKSQPPYEDFDQDYLYYNTPFYPGFYVGFAAMAVGGAERVIDEFEKHTAGRVRFSGVNEKDSPTSQRVLAKLKIEMLSAKALLTEYITMMENDKGGPYEGAKYKAIRAEIIEKCTQIGVKALLTLGGHALLKGHPVELFTRDLIAIGTHITSLYEDGMLGYGRHLFGVNTNIQG from the coding sequence ATGGCAACGGCAATGGAAAACAAAGTACTTTTTGAAAACAAAGCGCTTTATGTGGAAATGATGGAAAAAGCAAAACGTATCGGTGAAGCGGCAGAGTTAGGTGCTAAGGAAGCAGATCACAACTCGACGATTTCTCAATGCGTCGCAGATATGATTCGTGAGGAAGAAATTCACCGTTTAATTTTACCAAAGGATTTTGGTTATCCACAGCTCGATTGGCGTACATTCGTTGATATGGTAAGTAAGGTTGGTTACTATAATTTATCTGCTTCATGGTTAACCTACTTCTTCTCGGCGCACAACTCTTGGGTATGCTACTATCCAAAGCATATTCGTGATGAAGTCATTAACCAAGGCGGATTCGTAGCCGACGTATTTGCACCAGTTGGAAAAGTGGAGCAGGTTGAAGGCGGCTATACTGTTTCAGGTGAGTACCATTTTGTCAGTGGTATCAATTTCTGTGACTGGGTTGGCGTTGGGGCAATGATGCAATTTGAAGACAGTGACAAGCCTGAGCGTGTAGGTATTTTGTTAAAGGTGTCTGATTTAGAGGTTGTGAAAGATTGGGATCCCCTTGGTCTACGAGGAACAGGCAGCAATACATTAATTGTCAAAGATGTTTTCGTTAAGCCTGAGGCGATTTTACGCTTTAGCAAAATTATTGAAAAGAGCCAACCACCTTATGAGGATTTCGACCAAGACTACTTATACTACAACACACCATTCTATCCTGGTTTCTACGTAGGGTTCGCAGCCATGGCTGTTGGGGGCGCAGAGCGTGTCATTGATGAATTCGAAAAGCATACAGCTGGTCGTGTTCGCTTCTCGGGTGTAAACGAAAAAGACTCCCCTACAAGCCAACGTGTGCTTGCTAAGTTAAAAATTGAAATGCTTTCCGCTAAAGCTTTATTAACTGAATACATCACCATGATGGAAAATGATAAAGGCGGTCCGTACGAGGGAGCAAAATACAAGGCCATCCGTGCTGAAATTATCGAAAAATGTACTCAAATTGGCGTAAAAGCGCTATTGACTTTAGGCGGGCATGCCTTATTAAAAGGGCATCCAGTCGAGCTATTCACTCGTGATTTAATCGCAATTGGAACACATATAACCTCTTTATATGAAGATGGCATGTTAGGCTACGGAAGACATTTATTCGGAGTGAATACAAACATCCAAGGATAA
- a CDS encoding VOC family protein, whose protein sequence is MEKFLYAPEIAKLGHVALVSADLEKSLRFFCDIIGLEETEVVDGVHYLRAWGDFEHHTLSIKAGETSYIDHIGWRTKRREDVATFAKLLEAAGTEVHWIAAGVEAAQGEAIRFNLPSGHRFELYYDMEKTPADESRKSVLKNQTYKPWAKGVSPRRIDHVNLQTSLDNAEIVNYLKEALGFKLREYFVNPDDVQVASWLSVTNLVHDVAMMSTARSKAPNEMHHIAYWLDNAQDILRAADILRENDVPFVGPGKHGISQAMYIYVKDPGSGLRVEIFTNSYLIFEPDWEPVKWTYEEYLKYGSSYWGDRRRDDVDREAQEKELLNS, encoded by the coding sequence ATGGAAAAATTTCTTTACGCACCGGAAATTGCCAAGCTAGGACACGTAGCCTTAGTGTCGGCAGACCTTGAAAAATCCTTACGATTCTTCTGTGACATAATCGGTTTAGAAGAAACAGAAGTTGTAGATGGCGTACACTACTTACGTGCATGGGGCGATTTCGAGCACCATACCTTGTCCATTAAAGCGGGTGAAACATCTTACATTGATCATATTGGATGGCGGACAAAACGCCGTGAAGACGTCGCAACTTTTGCAAAATTATTAGAAGCTGCCGGGACAGAAGTACATTGGATAGCAGCTGGTGTGGAAGCCGCACAAGGGGAAGCAATCCGTTTCAATTTACCAAGTGGTCACCGCTTTGAACTTTACTATGATATGGAAAAAACACCTGCCGATGAATCTCGAAAATCAGTACTTAAAAACCAAACCTATAAACCTTGGGCAAAAGGTGTATCCCCACGCCGTATCGATCACGTAAACCTACAAACCTCTCTTGATAATGCTGAAATTGTAAACTATTTAAAAGAAGCGTTGGGCTTTAAATTACGTGAATATTTTGTAAATCCGGATGATGTTCAAGTAGCAAGCTGGTTATCTGTAACAAACTTAGTACATGATGTAGCCATGATGTCTACAGCCCGTTCAAAAGCGCCGAACGAAATGCACCATATCGCCTACTGGTTAGACAACGCACAAGACATCCTACGTGCGGCGGACATTTTACGCGAAAATGATGTACCATTTGTAGGTCCTGGTAAACACGGTATATCTCAAGCCATGTACATTTACGTTAAAGACCCAGGAAGTGGCTTACGTGTTGAAATCTTCACAAATAGCTACTTAATCTTCGAGCCAGACTGGGAGCCGGTGAAATGGACTTATGAGGAATATTTGAAATATGGTTCTTCCTACTGGGGTGATCGTCGCCGTGATGACGTGGACCGTGAAGCACAGGAAAAAGAATTATTAAATTCATAA
- a CDS encoding AbrB family transcriptional regulator codes for MLKVLVLSLIGGYIFSLLHIPIPWMLGPIVVVMVAQFIYKGPLKWSGHLCDLGVVTVGTVIGVQFNTGLFGVMGSILFYMIMLNVILIGGSIGIAYLTSKWAKIPMKAAVLSSIPGGLSQIVVFAEEEKVNEIGVITYFQVIRLLLVVVVVPFIVAGQVMSKPPADAKITISLVLLIALAWGFSSLTQRIHLPVAFFITPIILLILLQLSTPIAMPQVPGIVMDVAQLLIGAHIGLMLKPDMIKLPVRVLVGGIFSAFALIALTFASSFLMSFAMSSTFATSFLSTAPGGLDQMVVLANAVKADVSLVSMFQTFRLLFIFVFIMPLLKIFYHWKDKKASLQKRAVL; via the coding sequence ATGTTAAAGGTGTTAGTCTTATCTTTAATCGGTGGTTATATTTTTAGCCTGTTACACATCCCTATTCCATGGATGCTTGGCCCAATTGTTGTCGTCATGGTGGCCCAATTTATTTATAAAGGACCACTCAAATGGTCTGGTCATTTGTGTGATTTAGGTGTCGTCACGGTTGGTACGGTAATTGGTGTACAATTTAACACCGGTTTATTCGGCGTGATGGGCTCCATTTTATTTTATATGATCATGCTAAATGTTATTTTAATCGGCGGCTCAATCGGTATCGCCTACTTAACGAGTAAATGGGCAAAAATTCCGATGAAAGCGGCTGTGCTAAGTTCGATCCCAGGTGGTTTAAGTCAAATCGTCGTGTTTGCTGAAGAAGAAAAAGTGAATGAAATTGGCGTTATTACTTATTTTCAAGTCATTCGGTTATTACTAGTCGTTGTAGTTGTACCCTTTATTGTCGCTGGTCAAGTCATGAGTAAGCCGCCAGCCGATGCTAAGATAACGATAAGTTTAGTCTTATTAATTGCACTTGCATGGGGATTTTCCTCATTAACGCAACGCATCCATTTGCCCGTCGCCTTTTTCATTACACCCATTATTCTATTAATTTTGTTACAACTTTCAACACCCATCGCCATGCCACAAGTACCTGGAATTGTCATGGACGTTGCACAGCTACTCATTGGTGCTCATATCGGCTTAATGCTCAAGCCCGATATGATTAAGCTTCCAGTACGTGTACTTGTAGGCGGTATTTTCAGCGCATTCGCACTGATTGCTTTAACCTTCGCTTCAAGCTTTTTAATGTCGTTTGCAATGAGCTCAACATTCGCTACAAGCTTCCTAAGCACAGCCCCAGGCGGCTTAGATCAAATGGTCGTATTAGCTAATGCCGTAAAAGCAGATGTCTCGCTTGTTTCGATGTTCCAAACCTTCAGGCTCCTATTTATTTTTGTTTTCATCATGCCTTTGCTGAAAATATTCTACCATTGGAAGGATAAAAAGGCTTCTCTACAGAAGAGAGCCGTGTTGTAG
- a CDS encoding TcaA NTF2-like domain-containing protein codes for MEMAFCKNCGEPLEESIEFCPACGSPVKEENVTPPNPETIPLETGTNAPIPFKRKVLYSILAAIVLLLIGTHFTISHWMDSDRHLQKIFNAIVDEDGEELFKELRISDGLIYTKSSFATYLKDDNPERLHKDLQAAVAQVKKTGLTEVVTNPSGRDLFRVKTEKFLFFYSKTIIEPISSTLRIDTDLSNAKLTIANQTFPLNGKSLEIKNILPADYDIHLQGKNEFFESEGKRKVEANDFGDHNGIEIKAEDYSIIFAEDPTDSIIFINGKSTNKTAKEIDTLTPVFSDKTEVYGVRQMAEDQTEPSEVVQANRGETVSFIFQELIKAEEEHRKKEQEEAEAALIQKQKAAEHQEIIKHASYVYSDFRNAYENALNYKNFSYVEDYLYGSGAAYTELYDFVYENKDSYYWYRFITNEVKSGEVHEDGVHLFVHEVFTFENHLGEKIKYNRNKEYILIEVSPGKYEIKEIRINTTKKNAI; via the coding sequence ATGGAAATGGCCTTTTGTAAAAATTGTGGTGAACCGCTTGAGGAATCGATAGAATTCTGTCCTGCTTGTGGCTCACCGGTTAAAGAGGAGAACGTGACACCTCCAAATCCTGAAACCATCCCTCTTGAGACAGGAACCAATGCCCCTATTCCTTTTAAACGGAAGGTCCTTTACAGTATTCTTGCTGCCATCGTGCTACTTCTTATAGGAACTCATTTTACGATTAGTCATTGGATGGATAGCGACAGGCATTTGCAAAAGATCTTTAATGCCATCGTTGATGAAGATGGCGAAGAATTATTTAAGGAATTACGCATTTCCGACGGTCTTATTTATACGAAATCATCCTTTGCCACCTATCTCAAAGACGATAATCCTGAAAGACTCCACAAGGATTTGCAAGCTGCCGTCGCACAGGTAAAGAAAACAGGGCTGACTGAGGTTGTGACGAATCCAAGTGGCCGTGATTTATTCCGCGTTAAAACGGAAAAGTTCCTCTTTTTTTATTCAAAAACAATCATTGAACCCATCTCTTCCACATTACGAATTGATACCGATTTATCTAATGCCAAACTGACGATTGCGAACCAAACTTTTCCCTTGAACGGAAAGTCCTTGGAGATAAAAAATATCCTCCCCGCTGACTATGACATTCATTTGCAGGGGAAAAATGAATTTTTTGAATCAGAAGGGAAAAGGAAAGTGGAAGCCAATGACTTTGGGGATCACAATGGGATAGAAATTAAAGCGGAGGATTATTCAATCATTTTTGCCGAAGATCCGACAGACAGTATCATTTTTATCAACGGAAAATCGACCAACAAAACGGCAAAGGAAATTGACACCCTGACACCTGTATTTAGTGATAAAACAGAGGTGTATGGAGTCAGACAAATGGCAGAAGACCAAACAGAGCCGTCCGAAGTCGTTCAAGCCAATCGCGGAGAAACCGTGAGCTTTATTTTTCAAGAATTGATAAAAGCAGAAGAGGAACATAGAAAAAAGGAGCAGGAAGAGGCCGAGGCTGCATTGATTCAAAAACAAAAGGCTGCGGAGCATCAGGAGATAATCAAACATGCCTCCTATGTATACAGCGACTTCCGTAACGCCTATGAAAACGCACTAAATTATAAGAACTTTAGTTATGTTGAAGATTATCTCTATGGATCAGGCGCTGCCTATACTGAGCTATATGATTTTGTTTATGAAAATAAGGACTCCTATTATTGGTACCGATTTATTACCAATGAGGTCAAAAGTGGCGAGGTCCATGAAGACGGTGTCCATTTATTTGTCCATGAAGTATTTACCTTTGAAAATCATTTAGGAGAAAAAATAAAATACAACCGTAATAAGGAATACATCTTGATTGAAGTGTCACCAGGAAAGTATGAAATTAAAGAGATTCGTATTAATACGACGAAAAAAAATGCGATTTAA
- a CDS encoding leucine-rich repeat domain-containing protein, whose translation MKKLMCLILFVFVLGLLAPNTGQAAGGFKDVSPNYTFYHEVIYLSSEEMISGFPDGTFKPNDTVTRAQAAIMIGRALDLNGNQRDTTFRDVPSNVTGSGYIAAAVEEGIISGFPDGTYKPYQPVTRAQMALFLNRAFPLTTGQENGFSDVSSNMAAYQSILNVSANGIASGYHDGTYRPDLAVTRGQFSAFMARTLEPSFRGIIKDKYLEKAIRETLNKPAGNITADDMNRVTRIDGVGYSIKNLSGIEYAKNLTYLDLGVNEISDISSLSGLTKLRVAHLSSNKISNISALSGLTKLETLDLSFNQISDASALKGLTNLQIIHLFQNEISDISALSGLTKLIDLDLSANKISDISALSKLNTLYLLNLSYNNISDINALRELNTLQDLDLAGNKLSDISALKGLTNLYALRLHYNEINDIGALSGLTKLTSLNLNTNEISDIRALSSLTKLDDLNLCSNQLSDISALGTLTNLTMLDLTSTGISDILVVSKLTHLQGLYLSINKISDITPLSNLADLRYLNITDNELNAESQKIIENLKARGVIIAY comes from the coding sequence ATGAAAAAGTTAATGTGTTTAATCCTTTTCGTTTTCGTCTTGGGTCTATTAGCTCCAAACACTGGACAAGCGGCAGGGGGATTTAAGGATGTATCACCAAACTATACTTTTTATCATGAGGTAATTTATCTCTCTTCAGAAGAAATGATTTCTGGCTTTCCGGACGGTACCTTCAAGCCCAATGACACCGTAACCCGTGCCCAAGCTGCTATCATGATTGGCCGTGCTCTTGATTTGAACGGAAATCAAAGAGATACGACTTTTCGTGATGTTCCTTCAAATGTAACAGGTTCAGGATATATTGCTGCTGCAGTTGAGGAAGGCATCATTAGCGGTTTTCCGGATGGGACGTACAAACCTTATCAGCCAGTTACTCGCGCGCAAATGGCCCTATTTTTAAATCGGGCATTTCCCTTAACAACCGGGCAGGAAAATGGATTTTCTGATGTATCTTCCAATATGGCAGCCTATCAATCTATTCTTAATGTGTCCGCAAATGGAATTGCAAGCGGGTATCATGATGGCACTTATCGTCCTGATTTAGCGGTGACCCGTGGACAGTTTTCTGCGTTTATGGCGCGAACACTCGAACCTTCATTTAGAGGAATTATAAAGGATAAGTATCTTGAAAAAGCCATAAGAGAAACGCTTAACAAACCTGCGGGAAACATAACAGCTGACGATATGAATCGTGTGACTAGAATTGATGGAGTGGGATACTCTATTAAAAATTTATCAGGGATTGAATATGCGAAGAATCTAACCTATCTAGATTTAGGCGTAAACGAAATAAGCGATATTAGTAGTTTGAGTGGGTTAACCAAACTGAGAGTCGCTCATTTATCGTCTAATAAAATAAGTAATATCAGTGCATTAAGCGGATTAACCAAGCTTGAAACGCTTGATTTATCCTTCAACCAAATAAGTGATGCTAGTGCCTTGAAGGGTTTGACGAACCTTCAAATAATTCACTTATTTCAAAACGAAATAAGTGATATCAGCGCTTTGAGTGGACTGACCAAACTGATCGATCTTGATTTGTCTGCGAATAAAATAAGCGATATTAGCGCATTGAGCAAATTAAACACTCTCTATCTGCTTAATTTATCCTACAACAACATAAGTGATATCAACGCATTACGCGAATTAAACACGCTGCAGGATCTTGATTTAGCTGGTAATAAGCTAAGTGATATAAGTGCACTAAAGGGACTAACCAACCTTTATGCTCTCAGACTGCACTACAACGAAATTAATGATATCGGTGCCCTAAGTGGTTTAACCAAACTTACATCACTTAACTTAAATACGAACGAAATAAGTGATATTCGTGCTTTGAGCAGCTTAACCAAGCTTGATGATCTTAATCTATGTTCAAATCAATTAAGCGACATCAGTGCATTGGGCACCTTAACCAATCTTACCATGCTCGATTTAACCTCAACCGGAATCAGCGATATCCTTGTAGTGAGTAAATTAACCCATCTGCAAGGCCTGTATTTATCCATCAACAAAATAAGTGACATCACACCGTTAAGCAATCTAGCAGACCTTCGATACCTTAATATAACGGATAATGAACTGAATGCAGAATCCCAAAAAATAATCGAAAACCTAAAGGCCCGCGGCGTCATCATCGCTTATTGA
- the ilvA gene encoding threonine ammonia-lyase: MMNIDDIVIAREKMKGIVYTTPLDYSKTFSRLSGNEVFLKLENLQKTGSFKVRGSYNKLISLSKDELKNGVVAASAGNHAQGVAYSSQMLDVPCTIVMPQGAPLSKVQATTHYGAEVVLEGAVFDDALAHALKLKEQMGATFVHAFDDEAVIAGQGTVGLEIIELLPDVEAIICPIGGGGLAAGVAMAVKEKNPHISVYGVQTSACPSMKQSLLENKPVLVDSAPTMADGIAVKKPGLQTFEIVQKYVDDIYCVDEMEIARAMLLILERNKLLVEGSGACALSALIYEKMKLKEKKVVAILSGGNVDLNFISRIIEHGMVESGRYITFTITLKDKPGELQKVLSTITDLDANIQSVNHNRIGQNIYPGYAQLEISVETKNHDHIEQLYKILAEKNYNVEIGT; encoded by the coding sequence ATTATGAACATCGATGATATTGTCATAGCTCGTGAAAAGATGAAGGGGATTGTCTACACCACGCCTCTGGATTATTCGAAAACCTTTAGCCGGCTTTCAGGTAATGAGGTTTTTTTAAAGCTGGAGAATCTGCAAAAGACAGGCTCGTTCAAGGTTAGGGGGTCCTATAATAAGCTGATTTCGCTGTCAAAGGATGAATTAAAAAATGGGGTCGTCGCGGCTTCAGCCGGGAACCATGCTCAAGGGGTTGCGTACTCTAGTCAGATGCTTGACGTGCCGTGCACGATTGTGATGCCACAAGGCGCGCCACTCAGTAAGGTACAGGCCACGACGCACTATGGGGCAGAGGTCGTATTAGAGGGGGCCGTGTTTGATGATGCGCTCGCCCATGCGTTAAAGCTTAAAGAGCAAATGGGTGCCACCTTTGTACATGCTTTTGATGATGAAGCCGTCATCGCGGGACAAGGAACGGTTGGGCTAGAGATTATTGAACTGCTTCCGGATGTCGAGGCCATCATTTGTCCGATTGGCGGCGGCGGACTTGCGGCTGGTGTGGCGATGGCCGTGAAGGAGAAAAACCCCCATATTTCTGTCTATGGGGTGCAAACCTCTGCTTGTCCGAGCATGAAGCAATCGTTGCTGGAAAATAAACCGGTATTGGTTGACTCCGCACCCACGATGGCCGACGGAATTGCGGTTAAAAAGCCAGGGCTCCAAACCTTTGAGATTGTGCAAAAATACGTGGATGATATTTATTGTGTCGACGAAATGGAGATTGCCAGAGCCATGCTCCTAATTTTAGAAAGAAATAAGCTGCTCGTAGAGGGTTCGGGGGCCTGCGCACTGTCTGCCCTGATTTATGAAAAAATGAAGCTCAAGGAGAAAAAAGTCGTTGCGATCCTAAGTGGCGGCAACGTCGATTTGAATTTTATTTCAAGAATTATTGAACATGGCATGGTGGAGTCCGGAAGATACATTACGTTTACGATTACCTTAAAGGATAAGCCGGGTGAACTTCAGAAGGTGTTAAGCACCATTACGGACCTCGACGCCAACATCCAATCCGTTAACCACAACCGCATTGGTCAAAATATTTATCCCGGCTACGCCCAACTCGAGATATCCGTCGAAACCAAAAACCATGACCATATCGAGCAGCTCTACAAGATATTAGCAGAGAAAAATTACAATGTAGAAATTGGGACATAG
- a CDS encoding YhgE/Pip domain-containing protein, with translation MRKSSFLAELKHILTNRKILIPIIAVAFVPVLYAGMFLWAFWNPYDQMEDLPVAIVSEDKGAELDGVHLELGKQLTDKLSENDQFDFHIVSKEKGYKGLENRDYYLLVEIPENFSANATTLLDSAPQKLELIYVPNESTNFLSSQIGETAVKEIKAEISKNVTATYAETMFGKVEDLAKGLTQASDGSTQLSEGATKLKDGTKSLRENLEVLAAKSLEFSNGVEKAASGSSDLAAGADQVKAGLQKINENIPDLVSGTSQVQDGIQQMKEELPKQIASGVTSQINGSLGQVDAGMDQLESQLSTELSTQLTNGITASLSVQLADQISTSQAEQMVQLKAALIESQAMDEAQASAFVAQMAQGNPTKEQLQQQFEQQLTGQLSPGITSGIASGLNQGLSQFKTNLHDQLLFSTQGLEGQLKSQTGPSFDQLLAGVQQINDGQLSLQQGIGQLYNGSVGLNNGAQDLSTGMDQLTNGSTQLETGAGKLAEGSKAVEDGTSQLMDGSTELASKLAEGSEQAGSVEATDDTFDMMGEPVTVKKEEINKVPNYGTGFAPYFISLGLFVGALLISIVFKLKEPVVAPKNAMQWFLSKFGVLTIVGVIQAVLVDLVLLFALNIEVESIPLFFLTSLITSFVFLSLIQLLVTTMGDPGRFIAIVILILQLTTSAGTFPLELIPTPLQSINLWLPMTYSVQAFKAVISSGDLTYMWHNHIILLTYMIGFMLMTIGYFAIKLKKQEQDSEEMNQNMVFYHN, from the coding sequence GTGAGAAAGTCATCCTTTCTAGCTGAATTAAAGCATATTCTCACCAATCGTAAAATTCTCATTCCAATCATAGCCGTCGCCTTTGTGCCTGTCCTTTATGCCGGCATGTTTCTGTGGGCCTTTTGGAATCCATATGACCAGATGGAAGACCTGCCAGTCGCCATCGTTAGCGAGGATAAGGGCGCTGAGCTTGATGGAGTCCATTTAGAGCTCGGGAAACAGCTGACCGATAAGCTCTCGGAAAACGATCAATTCGATTTCCATATCGTATCGAAGGAAAAAGGCTACAAGGGACTGGAAAACAGGGATTATTATTTATTAGTTGAGATTCCAGAGAATTTTTCAGCGAATGCAACAACCCTATTAGATTCCGCACCGCAAAAGCTAGAGTTAATCTATGTTCCTAATGAAAGCACCAATTTCCTTTCTTCACAAATCGGAGAAACGGCCGTCAAGGAAATTAAAGCAGAGATTTCGAAAAATGTGACGGCAACCTATGCCGAAACGATGTTTGGGAAGGTCGAGGACTTGGCCAAAGGGTTAACACAGGCCAGTGACGGCTCTACCCAGCTTTCTGAGGGTGCAACAAAATTAAAGGATGGCACTAAAAGCCTCCGGGAAAATCTTGAAGTTTTAGCAGCGAAAAGCCTTGAATTTTCCAATGGAGTGGAAAAGGCTGCATCTGGATCAAGCGACCTTGCTGCTGGTGCGGACCAAGTAAAAGCCGGTCTGCAGAAAATCAACGAAAATATACCTGACTTAGTGAGTGGGACATCACAGGTGCAGGATGGGATTCAACAAATGAAAGAAGAGCTGCCAAAGCAAATAGCCTCAGGTGTGACGAGTCAAATCAACGGAAGCTTGGGGCAGGTGGATGCCGGCATGGACCAGCTGGAATCACAGCTAAGCACAGAGCTTTCAACACAGCTTACCAATGGCATTACAGCCAGCCTTTCTGTGCAGCTGGCCGATCAAATCTCAACCTCACAGGCTGAACAAATGGTACAGCTAAAGGCTGCACTCATAGAATCACAAGCCATGGATGAAGCGCAAGCATCTGCTTTTGTTGCCCAAATGGCTCAAGGTAATCCGACAAAGGAACAGCTTCAACAGCAGTTTGAGCAGCAATTGACTGGACAGCTGTCACCGGGCATCACGTCTGGCATAGCAAGTGGGTTAAATCAAGGCCTATCTCAATTTAAAACCAATCTGCATGACCAATTATTATTCTCTACGCAGGGGTTAGAGGGGCAATTGAAGTCTCAAACGGGTCCTTCTTTTGACCAGTTATTAGCCGGTGTTCAACAAATAAATGACGGACAGCTCAGCCTCCAGCAGGGCATTGGTCAACTTTATAACGGTTCCGTAGGATTGAATAATGGTGCACAGGATTTAAGCACGGGAATGGATCAATTAACAAATGGAAGTACGCAATTAGAGACAGGCGCCGGTAAGCTTGCAGAGGGATCAAAGGCAGTGGAAGATGGTACATCACAGCTTATGGACGGATCAACAGAGCTTGCTAGTAAACTAGCAGAAGGGTCCGAGCAGGCCGGTTCCGTTGAAGCAACTGATGACACCTTCGATATGATGGGCGAGCCTGTTACCGTGAAAAAGGAAGAAATCAATAAGGTGCCTAACTATGGTACCGGCTTTGCGCCCTATTTTATCTCACTTGGCTTATTTGTTGGCGCGTTGCTCATCTCGATTGTCTTTAAGCTGAAAGAACCTGTCGTGGCGCCAAAAAATGCGATGCAATGGTTCCTTAGCAAATTTGGTGTGTTAACGATTGTCGGAGTGATTCAGGCTGTATTAGTAGACCTCGTGTTATTATTTGCCTTAAACATCGAGGTTGAAAGTATTCCCTTGTTCTTTTTGACCTCGCTCATTACGAGCTTCGTGTTCTTAAGCTTAATCCAATTGCTTGTTACAACAATGGGCGACCCGGGGCGTTTTATTGCGATTGTCATTCTGATTTTGCAATTAACCACAAGTGCTGGTACATTCCCGCTTGAGTTAATTCCAACTCCACTGCAATCCATCAACCTCTGGCTGCCGATGACCTATTCCGTCCAAGCCTTTAAAGCCGTCATTTCAAGCGGTGATTTGACCTATATGTGGCACAATCATATTATTCTCTTAACCTATATGATTGGCTTTATGCTCATGACGATTGGCTATTTCGCCATAAAATTAAAAAAGCAGGAACAGGATTCAGAGGAAATGAATCAGAATATGGTTTTTTATCATAATTGA
- a CDS encoding TetR/AcrR family transcriptional regulator, whose translation MAMDRRKLIIEAATKSFSLFGYKATTMDQVARLANVGKGTIYTFFKNKEELFDEIISSLIRDMKSVAEDAMNRSLTFYENANRVLFGLLEFRKSHQLTIKLFQEEREIGTQAVVDVVQRMEQAIIHYMIGIIQDAMDRGEIKPCNPEITAFAMLKLYVSLIFDWEQNHKPLTKEEIADLFKLYFFTGLEK comes from the coding sequence GTGGCGATGGATCGACGTAAATTAATCATTGAGGCTGCGACAAAATCATTTTCTTTATTCGGGTACAAGGCTACGACGATGGACCAGGTGGCAAGGCTTGCTAATGTGGGAAAAGGGACGATTTATACCTTTTTTAAAAATAAAGAGGAATTATTTGATGAAATTATCTCAAGCTTGATTCGCGATATGAAGTCGGTGGCAGAGGATGCCATGAATCGAAGCCTTACCTTTTATGAAAATGCCAATCGGGTCCTATTCGGTCTGCTGGAATTTCGCAAGTCCCATCAGTTAACGATTAAGCTCTTTCAGGAGGAAAGAGAAATCGGGACACAGGCGGTGGTGGATGTGGTACAGCGGATGGAGCAGGCGATCATCCATTATATGATAGGCATCATTCAAGACGCGATGGACCGCGGTGAAATCAAGCCCTGCAATCCCGAAATTACGGCATTTGCCATGCTGAAGCTCTATGTTTCATTAATCTTTGATTGGGAACAGAATCATAAACCACTGACAAAGGAAGAAATCGCCGATCTGTTTAAATTATATTTCTTTACTGGACTAGAAAAATAA